A window of Microbacterium luteolum contains these coding sequences:
- a CDS encoding aminotransferase class I/II-fold pyridoxal phosphate-dependent enzyme, with the protein MSVIPGAWRRTAAGAGLLAADGTVAPTIFAEMSAAAARTGAINLGQGFPDEDGPAVVLEAARAAISAGANQYPPGRGIPDLLAAISEHQHRFYGLDVDPATEVIVTAGATEALTASLLALIDGPDDEVVVFEPYYDSYAAAVALAGARLRTVPLRAPDFQPDLDLLAATVNDRTRIILVNDPHNPTGAVFGAEVLAEVVRLAQRHDAIIITDEVYEHLSFHTPHTPIATLPGAAERTLTISSAGKTFSATGWKIGWVHGPADLITAVLSVKQYLTYVNGSPFQPAIAVGLRLDDATFTDAAAALAHKHEILGAGLRAAGFTVHAPQGGYFTVADATALGGADAAAFCRALPERAGVVAIPLTAFVSEGRRSEYSSLVRFAACKRVEVLEEAAARLAASAL; encoded by the coding sequence ATGAGTGTCATTCCCGGCGCATGGCGGCGCACGGCGGCCGGTGCAGGTCTGCTCGCCGCAGACGGAACCGTCGCACCTACGATCTTCGCAGAGATGTCGGCGGCAGCGGCCAGAACCGGCGCGATCAATCTCGGCCAGGGCTTCCCCGATGAGGACGGGCCCGCGGTGGTGCTGGAGGCCGCGCGCGCCGCGATCTCCGCCGGGGCGAACCAGTATCCGCCGGGGCGCGGCATCCCCGATCTGCTCGCCGCCATCAGCGAGCATCAGCACCGCTTCTATGGTTTGGACGTCGACCCGGCGACCGAGGTCATCGTCACCGCCGGCGCGACCGAGGCGCTCACGGCCAGTCTGCTCGCGCTGATCGACGGGCCGGACGACGAGGTCGTCGTGTTCGAGCCGTACTACGACTCCTATGCGGCGGCGGTGGCGCTGGCGGGCGCTCGACTGCGCACCGTGCCGCTGAGGGCCCCCGACTTCCAGCCCGATCTCGATCTGCTGGCCGCCACGGTGAACGATCGCACCCGGATCATCCTCGTGAACGACCCGCACAATCCGACCGGCGCTGTCTTCGGCGCCGAGGTGCTCGCCGAGGTCGTGCGTCTGGCCCAGCGGCACGACGCGATCATCATCACCGACGAGGTCTACGAGCACCTCTCGTTCCACACCCCGCACACGCCGATCGCCACGCTGCCCGGCGCCGCCGAGCGCACGCTCACGATCTCCTCCGCGGGGAAGACGTTCTCCGCCACGGGATGGAAGATCGGCTGGGTGCACGGTCCGGCCGACCTGATCACGGCCGTGCTCTCCGTGAAGCAGTACCTCACGTATGTGAACGGCTCACCGTTCCAACCCGCCATCGCCGTGGGGTTGCGTCTCGACGACGCCACGTTCACGGATGCCGCGGCGGCGCTCGCGCACAAGCACGAGATCCTCGGGGCGGGTCTGCGGGCCGCCGGGTTCACCGTGCACGCACCCCAGGGCGGCTACTTCACCGTCGCGGACGCGACCGCTCTGGGCGGCGCGGATGCCGCGGCCTTCTGCCGTGCGCTGCCGGAGCGCGCCGGCGTCGTCGCGATCCCCCTGACGGCGTTCGTGTCGGAGGGCAGGCGCAGCGAGTACAGCAGCCTGGTGCGCTTCGCCGCCTGCAAGCGCGTCGAGGTACTCGAAGAGGCCGCTGCGCGCCTCGCGGCCTCGGCGCTCTGA
- a CDS encoding carbon-nitrogen hydrolase family protein, which translates to MSETAAVSVAVCQFAPTASRSDNRERIAALTADAAARGAKLIVFPEYSSYFVDPMDATLAANAEELDGEFVAALTALAADYAVVIVAGLAERAADGERVRNTVVAVRGDGILAVYRKEHLYDAFGQTESDWVEPGDPGEPATFVLGGLRFGLMTCYDLRFPELARTLVDAGADVLVVPAEWVRGPLKEHHWTTLLAARAIENTVYVVAADHPTPIGVGHSQVVDPQGVVLAGVGTGEGIAVAALERAAIDRVRAVNPSLRVRRYAVVPR; encoded by the coding sequence ATGTCCGAGACCGCAGCCGTATCCGTCGCCGTGTGCCAGTTCGCACCGACGGCATCCCGTTCCGACAATCGCGAGCGGATCGCTGCGCTGACGGCGGATGCTGCGGCGCGCGGCGCGAAGCTGATCGTGTTCCCCGAGTACTCGAGCTACTTCGTCGATCCGATGGATGCGACGCTCGCGGCGAACGCCGAGGAGCTCGACGGCGAGTTCGTCGCAGCGCTCACGGCTCTGGCCGCCGACTACGCGGTCGTGATCGTCGCGGGCCTGGCCGAGCGCGCCGCGGACGGCGAACGGGTGCGGAACACGGTCGTGGCGGTGCGCGGCGACGGCATCCTCGCCGTCTACCGCAAAGAGCACCTCTACGACGCCTTCGGGCAGACGGAATCCGACTGGGTCGAGCCGGGTGACCCGGGGGAGCCTGCCACATTCGTGCTCGGTGGCCTGCGCTTCGGGCTGATGACCTGCTACGACCTGCGCTTCCCCGAGCTCGCGCGCACCCTCGTCGACGCGGGCGCCGACGTGCTGGTGGTGCCGGCCGAGTGGGTGAGGGGTCCGCTCAAGGAGCACCACTGGACCACCCTGCTGGCTGCCCGGGCGATCGAGAACACCGTGTACGTGGTCGCCGCGGACCATCCGACGCCGATCGGCGTCGGGCATTCGCAGGTCGTCGACCCGCAGGGCGTCGTGCTTGCCGGCGTCGGAACGGGCGAGGGGATCGCGGTCGCGGCGCTGGAACGGGCGGCGATCGACCGCGTGCGTGCGGTCAACCCCTCCCTGCGCGTGCGGCGCTACGCCGTGGTTCCCCGCTGA
- a CDS encoding purine-cytosine permease family protein encodes MNEPQHDLPDPGPVRTEVPVSRATGIEVKSIDWVPLSERTGTPSSLFPLWFMSNANLTTLATGMVGVAMGANFLVSLLAIVLGVCVGTVFTSFHSAQGPQLGLPQMIQSRAQFGYRGVAIVCLVVVASIVGFNIFNQLLAGQVLTATTGVDAGAGWYVLITALALTLAIIGYHWIHRVQKWLTWLFLATFGVFSVVALFALPLPAADFSLGEFDGPAFLVQFAAAAAYALGWAPYVSDYSRYLPPQTSPRKALFYTSSGVIVGAGWLMILGAFVASLFADADPVQAITAAADAIVPGAGAVLLWSALPALITVITINIYAASLELITVADSFRSVRPTRFARIVACSIIGLGGLLGAAFSTGEFLDSFGSFLVVLLYVLVPWTSVNLVDYYFVRRGRYAVAEMFRPQGIYGSWGWRGITAYVIGIAAMIPFVVATWFTGPIAAAMGGIDIALFVGLAASAVAYVLLARGLDLDAERRLAREEAEAMGVRSVSFGAERG; translated from the coding sequence ATGAACGAGCCGCAGCACGACCTGCCAGATCCCGGCCCCGTGCGGACCGAGGTCCCGGTCTCCCGAGCGACGGGGATCGAGGTCAAGTCCATCGACTGGGTGCCGCTCTCCGAGCGCACCGGCACGCCGTCGAGTCTCTTCCCGCTGTGGTTCATGTCCAACGCGAACCTCACCACGCTCGCGACGGGCATGGTCGGGGTCGCGATGGGGGCGAACTTCCTGGTCTCGCTGCTGGCGATCGTGCTGGGGGTGTGCGTCGGCACCGTGTTCACCTCCTTCCATTCCGCCCAGGGACCACAGCTGGGTCTGCCGCAGATGATCCAGTCGCGAGCGCAGTTCGGCTACCGCGGCGTCGCGATCGTGTGCCTCGTGGTCGTCGCCAGCATCGTCGGATTCAACATCTTCAACCAACTGCTCGCGGGGCAGGTGCTCACGGCGACGACCGGCGTCGATGCGGGCGCCGGCTGGTACGTGCTCATCACGGCTCTCGCCCTCACGTTGGCGATCATCGGCTATCACTGGATCCACCGCGTGCAGAAGTGGCTGACCTGGCTGTTCCTCGCGACCTTCGGCGTGTTCAGCGTGGTGGCGCTGTTCGCGCTTCCGCTCCCTGCAGCGGACTTCTCGCTGGGGGAGTTCGACGGCCCGGCGTTCCTCGTGCAGTTCGCGGCCGCCGCGGCCTACGCGCTGGGCTGGGCGCCCTACGTGTCCGACTACTCACGGTACCTGCCCCCGCAGACGAGCCCGCGCAAGGCGCTGTTCTACACCTCCTCCGGTGTGATCGTCGGCGCGGGCTGGCTGATGATCCTCGGGGCGTTCGTCGCCTCGCTCTTCGCGGATGCGGATCCGGTGCAGGCGATCACGGCGGCGGCCGATGCGATCGTGCCCGGTGCGGGCGCGGTGCTGCTCTGGTCTGCGCTGCCCGCCCTGATCACCGTCATCACGATCAACATCTACGCCGCGAGCCTCGAGCTGATCACGGTCGCCGATTCGTTCCGATCGGTGCGACCCACGCGATTCGCCCGCATCGTCGCCTGCAGCATCATCGGCCTCGGCGGCCTGCTCGGCGCGGCGTTCTCGACGGGGGAGTTCCTCGACTCGTTCGGCAGCTTCCTCGTCGTGCTGCTCTACGTGCTCGTCCCGTGGACCTCGGTCAATCTCGTCGACTACTACTTCGTGCGCCGCGGGCGCTACGCCGTCGCCGAGATGTTCCGTCCGCAGGGCATCTACGGCTCGTGGGGATGGCGCGGGATCACCGCGTACGTCATCGGCATCGCCGCGATGATCCCGTTCGTCGTGGCCACGTGGTTCACGGGGCCGATCGCCGCTGCGATGGGCGGCATCGACATCGCCCTGTTCGTCGGACTCGCGGCATCCGCCGTGGCGTACGTGCTGCTCGCGCGCGGACTCGATCTCGACGCGGAACGTCGACTCGCCAGGGAAGAGGCGGAGGCGATGGGCGTGCGCTCCGTGAGCTTCGGCGCCGAGCGCGGCTGA
- a CDS encoding UPF0182 family protein — translation MTSNSASAPNPATPRTSRRILGISLVIIAALIAAFFVFASLYTEFLWFDQVGFTGVLTTQWIATAVMFVVGFLGMAAPLFLVIQLAYRLRPVYVRLSSQLDRYQEVIEPLRRLAMWGMPIFFGLFAGFAAAGQWKTVWLWANGVATSDVDPQFGIDTGFYMFAMPFYSILLAFVSAVLLLSLLVTALVSYLYGSVRVGQGELRISKPARIQLAVIAGLYLLVQAASLWLDQYKTLSTPEDRITGAAYTGVNATIPGLAILAIIAAVVAILFFVTAVIGRWRFPLAATALLLVASLVVGVGYPWIVTTFQVKPNQNAYQAEYYQRNIDGTKEAYGIADLETTAFEAETDAAAGQLREDAETTASIRIMDPKVIPPTVRQLEQYRGYYQFQTTMDVDRYEIDGVMQDTVVSVRDLDMSGLGDGDNWNNRVAVYTHGYGLVAAAGNQRTSDGEPVFLERGIPSSGFLTDRENFEPRVYFGENSPEYSIVGAPEGSEPAEIDYPRGKDGSSETKTTFEGEGGPAVGNTFTKLLYALKFQSEQILFSNLVNEDSQILYDRDPKTRVQKVAPYLELDSDPYPSVVDGRIVWIVDGYTTSSTYPYSTGVSLSDAIADSNVPSPTLAIDDINYIRNSVKATVDAYDGSVTLYAWDEEDPVLKTWQKVYPSTVKPISEMSGELMSHVRYPTDLFKVQRDVLGIYHVDTAGSFAQQDNRWQTPNDPRSDAMLQPPYYLTMQMPGQDSPRFSMFSTFIPVSQGAGGSRDVLMGYLAVDSDAGSEAGVKGDGYGQLRMLEIDTDTTVPGPGQVQNTYNSDTAVVPQLNLLQQGESEVIYGNLLTLPVGGGLLYVQPVYVQSSEGTQLPRLQKVLVAFGDRVAFENTLTEALDTLFGGDSGATGGDDEVEPTEPGTEDPNTGETPTEPTPPTEPTGDEAAALAAAQQALLDRDAALKAGDLEAFAEADKRLTAAVEKLLALDAAAGQ, via the coding sequence GTGACCTCGAACTCAGCCTCAGCTCCGAATCCGGCCACGCCTCGAACCTCCCGACGCATCCTCGGCATCTCCCTGGTGATCATCGCCGCCCTGATCGCGGCGTTCTTCGTGTTCGCCTCGCTCTACACGGAGTTCCTCTGGTTCGACCAGGTGGGCTTCACCGGCGTCCTCACCACGCAGTGGATCGCCACGGCCGTGATGTTCGTGGTCGGCTTCCTCGGCATGGCCGCGCCGCTCTTCCTCGTGATCCAGCTCGCGTACCGTCTGCGACCCGTCTACGTGCGGCTCAGCTCGCAGCTGGACCGCTACCAGGAGGTCATCGAGCCGCTGCGTCGCCTGGCGATGTGGGGCATGCCGATCTTCTTCGGCCTCTTCGCCGGTTTCGCTGCCGCCGGACAGTGGAAGACGGTCTGGCTGTGGGCCAACGGCGTAGCGACCTCCGACGTCGATCCGCAGTTCGGCATCGACACCGGCTTCTACATGTTCGCGATGCCGTTCTACTCGATCCTGCTCGCGTTCGTCTCCGCCGTGCTGCTGCTGTCGCTGCTGGTCACCGCCCTCGTGTCGTACCTCTACGGCTCGGTCCGCGTCGGACAGGGCGAGCTGCGCATCTCGAAGCCCGCGCGCATCCAGCTCGCCGTGATAGCCGGCCTCTACCTGCTGGTGCAGGCGGCGAGCCTGTGGCTCGACCAGTACAAGACGCTCTCCACGCCGGAGGACCGCATCACCGGTGCGGCATACACCGGTGTCAACGCGACCATCCCCGGGTTGGCGATCCTCGCGATCATCGCCGCCGTCGTCGCGATCCTCTTCTTCGTCACCGCCGTGATCGGCCGCTGGCGCTTCCCGCTCGCGGCGACCGCGCTGCTCCTCGTCGCCTCGCTCGTCGTGGGTGTCGGATACCCGTGGATCGTCACCACCTTCCAGGTGAAGCCGAACCAGAACGCCTACCAGGCCGAGTACTACCAGCGGAACATCGACGGCACGAAAGAGGCCTACGGCATCGCCGACCTCGAGACCACGGCCTTCGAAGCCGAGACGGACGCCGCGGCCGGCCAGCTGCGCGAGGACGCGGAGACCACCGCGTCGATCCGCATCATGGACCCGAAGGTCATCCCGCCGACCGTCCGCCAGCTCGAGCAGTACCGCGGCTACTACCAGTTCCAGACGACGATGGACGTCGACCGCTATGAGATCGACGGCGTGATGCAGGACACGGTCGTCTCCGTGCGAGACCTCGACATGTCGGGCCTCGGCGACGGCGACAACTGGAACAACCGCGTCGCGGTCTACACGCACGGCTACGGCCTCGTGGCTGCGGCCGGCAACCAGCGCACGAGCGACGGCGAGCCGGTGTTCCTCGAGCGCGGCATCCCGTCGTCCGGATTCCTGACCGACCGGGAGAACTTCGAGCCCCGCGTCTACTTCGGCGAGAACTCCCCGGAGTACTCGATCGTCGGCGCCCCCGAGGGCTCGGAACCGGCGGAGATCGACTATCCGCGCGGCAAGGACGGGTCCAGCGAGACGAAGACCACGTTCGAGGGCGAGGGCGGCCCCGCCGTCGGCAACACGTTCACGAAGCTGCTCTACGCGCTGAAGTTCCAGTCAGAGCAGATCCTGTTCTCCAACCTCGTGAACGAGGACTCGCAGATCCTCTACGACCGCGATCCGAAGACGCGCGTGCAGAAGGTCGCCCCGTACCTCGAGCTCGACAGCGACCCGTACCCGAGCGTCGTGGACGGTCGCATCGTCTGGATCGTCGACGGCTACACCACCAGCTCGACGTACCCGTACTCGACCGGCGTCAGCCTGTCGGACGCGATCGCCGACTCCAACGTCCCGTCGCCGACCCTCGCGATCGACGACATCAACTACATCCGCAACTCGGTGAAGGCCACGGTCGACGCCTACGACGGCTCGGTGACGCTCTACGCCTGGGACGAGGAAGACCCGGTGCTCAAGACCTGGCAGAAGGTCTACCCGTCGACGGTGAAGCCGATCAGCGAGATGTCCGGCGAACTGATGAGCCACGTGCGCTACCCGACCGACCTGTTCAAGGTGCAGCGCGATGTGCTCGGGATCTACCACGTCGACACCGCCGGATCGTTCGCGCAGCAGGACAACCGCTGGCAGACGCCGAACGACCCCCGCAGCGACGCGATGCTGCAGCCGCCGTACTACCTGACGATGCAGATGCCGGGGCAGGATTCTCCGCGCTTCTCGATGTTCTCCACCTTCATCCCTGTCTCCCAGGGAGCGGGAGGCAGCCGAGACGTGCTGATGGGCTACCTCGCGGTGGACTCGGATGCCGGGTCGGAAGCTGGTGTGAAGGGGGACGGCTACGGTCAGCTCCGCATGCTGGAGATCGACACGGACACGACTGTGCCCGGCCCCGGCCAGGTGCAGAACACCTACAACTCGGACACGGCCGTCGTGCCGCAGCTGAACCTGCTGCAGCAGGGCGAGTCCGAGGTGATCTACGGCAACCTGCTCACGCTCCCGGTCGGTGGCGGTCTGCTCTACGTGCAGCCCGTGTACGTGCAGTCCTCCGAGGGCACGCAGCTCCCGAGACTGCAGAAGGTGCTCGTCGCCTTCGGTGATCGCGTGGCCTTCGAGAACACGCTCACCGAGGCGCTCGACACGCTGTTCGGCGGTGACTCGGGAGCGACCGGCGGTGACGACGAGGTCGAGCCCACGGAACCGGGCACGGAAGATCCGAACACCGGCGAGACGCCGACAGAGCCGACGCCGCCCACCGAGCCCACGGGTGACGAGGCCGCCGCCCTCGCGGCCGCGCAGCAGGCGCTGCTCGACCGTGACGCCGCTCTGAAGGCCGGAGACCTCGAGGCCTTCGCGGAGGCCGACAAGCGCCTCACGGCAGCCGTCGAGAAGCTCCTCGCACTGGATGCCGCCGCCGGTCAGTGA
- a CDS encoding YlbL family protein, which yields MDRTRSGKPGLGVWALIVALFALVVLTFLPTPYVIQRPGPVYDTLGTATGTDGEQVPLISIDGAETFETSGTLDLTTVQVVGNRERTPSWFELALAWIDSSRAVVPLDSVFPEGVTTEQRDERNAMLMVDSQHEATAAALNELGYDTGAKVVVQEAVADAPADGLLDAEDVITAIDGTAVTSAAQLRQAIQDAGGDPVVLTVLRAGEEKTVEVTPEEHTENDVTTWLIGITLRTDYDFEIDVTLQLDNVGGPSAGMMFALGIIDTLTEGELNGGHDIAGTGTIDAAGTVGPIGGIRQKLYGARDAGADYFLAPASNCDEVVGHVPDGLQVIRTSTLEESLDALEVIAADGDVTSLPTCELAGS from the coding sequence GTGGATCGAACGCGGTCTGGAAAGCCCGGACTCGGAGTCTGGGCGCTGATCGTCGCGCTCTTCGCGCTCGTGGTCCTGACCTTCCTCCCGACGCCGTACGTCATCCAGCGGCCCGGCCCCGTCTACGACACCCTCGGCACCGCCACGGGGACCGACGGCGAGCAGGTGCCGCTGATCAGCATCGACGGCGCCGAGACCTTCGAGACGAGCGGCACGCTCGACCTCACGACCGTGCAGGTCGTCGGCAACCGCGAGCGCACGCCGAGCTGGTTCGAGCTCGCGCTCGCCTGGATAGACTCGTCCCGCGCCGTCGTGCCGCTCGACTCGGTGTTCCCGGAGGGCGTGACGACCGAGCAGCGCGACGAGCGCAACGCGATGCTGATGGTCGACTCGCAGCACGAGGCGACGGCCGCGGCTCTGAACGAGCTCGGCTACGACACGGGTGCGAAGGTCGTCGTGCAGGAGGCCGTGGCCGATGCGCCGGCCGATGGGCTCCTCGACGCCGAAGACGTCATCACCGCGATCGACGGAACCGCGGTCACCTCCGCCGCGCAGCTGCGCCAGGCGATCCAGGATGCCGGCGGCGACCCGGTCGTCCTCACCGTGCTCCGCGCAGGCGAGGAGAAGACCGTCGAGGTGACGCCGGAGGAGCACACCGAGAACGACGTGACGACGTGGCTCATCGGCATCACGCTGCGCACGGACTACGACTTCGAGATCGACGTCACGCTCCAGCTCGACAACGTCGGAGGACCCAGCGCCGGGATGATGTTCGCGCTCGGCATCATCGACACGCTCACCGAGGGCGAGCTCAACGGCGGGCACGACATCGCCGGCACCGGGACGATCGACGCCGCTGGCACGGTCGGGCCGATCGGCGGCATCCGTCAGAAGCTGTACGGGGCGCGCGACGCCGGAGCGGACTACTTCCTCGCGCCGGCGTCGAACTGCGACGAGGTGGTGGGTCACGTGCCCGACGGGCTGCAGGTGATCCGCACGTCGACGCTCGAGGAGTCCCTCGATGCGCTCGAGGTCATCGCGGCCGACGGCGACGTCACCTCCCTTCCCACGTGCGAGCTCGCCGGCTCGTGA
- a CDS encoding zinc-dependent metalloprotease: MADNDPTPEDFQEFLRKMLSNQGGGDIDPEALRDAMQGMEGFQFDPAMMQTIMSQLQGAFGGDPWENAQRQALHIANREGQGVTDGSRNSLIDAFTLANLWLGEATTISELSEAPTAMTRGEWVEKTLPVWKEIAGPVSTSIADALTSALDTQVPEEMRSVVQGAGKLMRGLGGSVFAAQFGQVLGNLSLEVVSGGDVGIPVLPAGTAAVIPQNLTAFGEGLEIPEDQIALYLATRELAYARLYRHAKWLHLHVMAQITDFARGVSVDVDALEDVASRLDPSDPEELRAAIEGGALLPAQTEAQREALTRLENLIATIDGWVDVVTAQATARLPDGARIAEAARRRRAVGGPAEDALGALVGLKLRPRRMREASAMWQAVTDAVGISGRDALWDYPDLMPTAEDIDDPSALVARLQAAERGEQPVADEFDEALARLLDGDDFSAEDPTEKTDGSDDPDGDAAPEGERPV; this comes from the coding sequence ATGGCAGACAACGACCCGACTCCCGAGGACTTCCAGGAGTTCCTCCGAAAGATGCTCTCGAACCAGGGCGGCGGGGATATCGACCCCGAGGCTCTGCGAGATGCCATGCAGGGCATGGAGGGCTTCCAGTTCGACCCGGCGATGATGCAGACGATCATGTCGCAGCTCCAGGGCGCGTTCGGCGGCGACCCGTGGGAGAACGCGCAGCGTCAGGCGCTGCACATCGCGAACCGCGAAGGCCAGGGGGTGACCGACGGATCGCGCAACTCGCTCATCGACGCGTTCACGCTCGCGAACCTCTGGCTCGGCGAGGCGACGACCATCTCCGAGCTGAGCGAGGCCCCCACCGCGATGACCCGCGGCGAGTGGGTCGAGAAGACCCTGCCTGTCTGGAAGGAGATCGCCGGCCCCGTGTCGACCAGCATCGCCGACGCGCTGACCTCTGCCCTCGACACCCAGGTCCCCGAGGAGATGCGCAGCGTCGTCCAGGGGGCGGGCAAGCTCATGCGCGGTCTGGGCGGCTCGGTGTTCGCCGCCCAGTTCGGCCAGGTGCTCGGCAATCTCTCGCTCGAGGTGGTCTCCGGCGGCGACGTCGGGATCCCCGTGCTGCCGGCCGGGACCGCCGCCGTGATCCCGCAGAACCTCACCGCGTTCGGCGAGGGACTCGAGATCCCCGAAGACCAGATCGCGCTCTACCTGGCGACGCGCGAGCTCGCCTACGCGCGCCTCTACCGCCATGCGAAGTGGCTGCACCTGCACGTGATGGCGCAGATCACCGACTTCGCACGCGGCGTGAGCGTCGACGTGGACGCACTCGAGGACGTCGCCAGCCGCCTCGACCCGTCGGACCCCGAGGAGCTGCGGGCGGCGATCGAGGGCGGAGCGCTGCTCCCCGCGCAGACCGAGGCGCAGCGCGAGGCGCTGACACGGCTCGAGAACCTCATCGCCACGATCGACGGCTGGGTGGACGTGGTCACCGCACAGGCGACCGCCCGGCTGCCCGACGGTGCGCGCATCGCCGAAGCCGCCCGTCGTCGCCGCGCGGTCGGCGGTCCTGCCGAAGACGCCCTGGGCGCTCTCGTCGGGCTGAAGCTGCGTCCGCGGCGCATGCGTGAGGCGTCCGCGATGTGGCAGGCCGTGACGGATGCCGTCGGCATCAGCGGACGCGACGCCCTGTGGGACTACCCCGACCTCATGCCGACCGCCGAGGACATCGACGACCCGAGCGCACTGGTGGCTCGTCTGCAGGCCGCCGAGCGGGGCGAGCAGCCGGTCGCGGACGAGTTCGACGAGGCCCTCGCGCGTCTGCTCGACGGCGACGACTTCTCCGCAGAGGATCCGACGGAGAAGACAGACGGGTCCGACGATCCGGACGGGGATGCCGCGCCCGAGGGCGAACGACCGGTCTGA
- a CDS encoding ATP-dependent helicase has translation MSALDALDEAQRAAASVLRGPVAVLAGAGTGKTRVITHRIAHGVDTGAYSPSRVMAVTFTAKAAGELRGRLRALGVEGVAARTFHATALAQLNFFWPTLAGSPAPAIITNKVRMLGQAADAIRLRPSTATLRDIASEIEWRKVSMLSIDQHAALGRTVTGIDSGQLGELMRGYEALKDERRQLDFEDVLLACAGMLEAEPRVAASVHEQYRHFTVDEFQDVSPLQNRLLELWLGDRQDICVVGDASQTIYSFAGAEQRFLLEFERRHPDATVVRLETNYRSQAPILTAANALMQGRPGALELVPAREQFTADAPTVTAYDSETDEAAGIAAAISARIAAGASPAEIAVLYRAHAQSGVLQQALAAEGIPTSVLGGTRFFAMPEVRQAILALRAAAVAPTEQGFLPNVQRVLRELGLTDEPPAAGGAQRDGWEARRAILRLAEEAGPEANLRTFSDAMMARAKDQHEPTMRTVTLSTLHAAKGLEWPHVHLAGWAEGSLPISYASSFEAIDEERRLAYVGVTRAARTLDISWSRSAGRGERAPSRFLAEMGTTARGTGILRETSPRDARASRQR, from the coding sequence GTGAGCGCACTCGATGCCCTCGACGAGGCGCAGCGGGCCGCGGCATCCGTCCTTCGGGGTCCGGTCGCCGTGCTGGCCGGCGCCGGAACCGGCAAGACCCGTGTGATCACGCATCGCATCGCGCACGGCGTCGACACGGGCGCGTATTCGCCGTCACGGGTCATGGCGGTGACTTTCACCGCGAAGGCGGCAGGGGAGCTCCGGGGGCGGCTGCGGGCACTCGGTGTCGAAGGCGTCGCCGCCCGCACGTTCCATGCGACCGCCCTCGCGCAGCTGAACTTCTTCTGGCCGACATTGGCGGGCTCGCCGGCCCCGGCCATCATCACCAACAAGGTGCGGATGCTGGGGCAGGCAGCCGACGCGATCCGGCTGCGACCGAGCACCGCCACGCTCCGCGACATCGCGTCCGAGATCGAGTGGCGCAAGGTGTCGATGCTGTCGATCGATCAGCACGCCGCGCTCGGCCGCACGGTGACGGGAATCGACTCCGGGCAGCTGGGCGAGCTGATGCGCGGCTATGAGGCGCTGAAGGACGAGCGCAGGCAGCTCGACTTCGAGGACGTCCTCCTGGCGTGCGCCGGGATGCTGGAGGCGGAGCCGCGGGTCGCGGCATCCGTGCACGAGCAGTATCGGCACTTCACGGTCGACGAGTTCCAGGACGTCTCGCCGCTGCAGAACCGGCTGTTGGAGCTCTGGCTGGGCGATCGCCAGGACATCTGCGTGGTCGGCGACGCCAGCCAGACCATCTACTCGTTCGCGGGTGCCGAGCAGCGGTTCCTGCTGGAATTCGAACGACGGCACCCGGACGCGACCGTCGTGCGGCTCGAGACGAACTACCGTTCGCAGGCGCCCATCCTGACCGCTGCCAACGCCCTGATGCAGGGCCGCCCCGGCGCCCTGGAACTCGTTCCCGCGCGGGAGCAGTTCACCGCGGATGCTCCGACCGTCACGGCCTACGACTCCGAGACCGACGAAGCCGCCGGCATCGCCGCCGCGATCTCCGCGCGGATCGCCGCCGGCGCGTCTCCGGCCGAGATCGCGGTGCTGTACCGGGCGCACGCGCAGTCGGGCGTGCTGCAGCAGGCGCTGGCGGCGGAGGGCATTCCGACCTCGGTCCTCGGCGGAACGCGCTTCTTCGCTATGCCCGAGGTGCGGCAGGCGATCCTCGCGCTGCGCGCCGCCGCTGTGGCTCCCACCGAGCAGGGCTTTCTCCCGAACGTGCAGCGGGTGCTGCGCGAGCTCGGCCTGACCGACGAACCGCCGGCGGCCGGTGGCGCCCAGCGCGACGGCTGGGAGGCCAGACGGGCGATCCTGCGACTCGCGGAGGAGGCAGGACCCGAGGCGAACCTGCGCACGTTCAGCGATGCCATGATGGCGCGGGCGAAGGATCAGCACGAGCCGACGATGCGCACCGTGACGCTGTCGACCCTCCACGCCGCGAAGGGCCTCGAGTGGCCGCACGTGCATCTCGCGGGCTGGGCGGAGGGATCGCTGCCGATCTCCTACGCCTCGAGCTTCGAGGCCATCGACGAGGAGCGGCGACTGGCCTATGTGGGGGTCACGCGCGCCGCGCGTACCCTGGACATCTCGTGGTCGCGCTCGGCAGGGCGAGGAGAGCGGGCGCCGTCGCGGTTCCTGGCGGAGATGGGGACGACGGCGCGCGGCACCGGCATCCTTCGTGAAACGTCACCGCGCGACGCGCGCGCGAGCCGTCAGCGCTGA